A segment of the Synechococcus sp. CBW1002 genome:
GCTCGCCGGGTTCTGGCCCTGGAAGTGGAAATCGCAGGGTTGCGGGACGACCTTGATCAGCTCACCCAGGCTGTTTGTCCCGCTCTGCGCCAGACCTTTGGCGTGGGAGTCGACAACGCCGCCACTCTGCTCACCGCGACTGGGGATAACCCGGAGCGCCTGCGCAGCGACGCCAGTTTTGCAGCGCTCTGCGGCGTTAATCCCCTACCAGCAAGCTCTGGTAAGACCCACCGACATCGCCTGAATCGGGGCGGCAACCGTCAGGCCAATGCGGCACTGCACCGGATCGCGGTGGTGCGGCTGCGATGGGACGAGCAGACCCAGGCCTATGCCGAGCGTCGAACAGAGGAGGGGCTCTCGAAAGCGGAGATCCTCCGCTGCCTCAAGCGGTTCATTGCCCGCGAGGTGTTTCGAATCCTCATGGGTGGTCCAGCCGTGCGGTTGAAGAAGGCATGTGAGGTGGGTGCCTTTTATTGGACAGTTCCGGCCCCTGACATCGTTAACCCAGGACGGGTGGAACATGGTTCGGCCTCAGTGTAGACCGCGTGGGGAGTTTTGCCTCCAAGGGAACTGTGAGGTCTTGCATGGCAATACCGCCACAGGAAGCGGGCCAGGCTGATTTCAGCGTCCCAGCCATCGCTGTATGCCCGTAGGTAGACCTCCTCGTACTTGACAGTCCTCCACAGCCGTTCAACAAGGATGTTGTCGTAGCACCGCTTTCTGCCGGACCAGCTGATCTGGATCCGCTCCCCTTTGAGTCTGGCCACAAAGTCAGCGGACGTGAACTGACAGCCTTGATCGGAGTGGAAGATCTCTGGCCTACGGCCGCCTCCCAAGGCCATCTCCAGGGCCTCCAGACAGAACTTCGTGTCAAGGCTGTTGGAGAGCCTCCAGCTGAGCACATGCCTGGAATGGAGATCCATGATCGCCACCAGATAGAGGAACCCTTTCTGCAGAGGGATGTAGGTGATGTCGGTCGCCCAGACCTGATCCACCGACGTGACCTGCGTGAGGTCCACCAGGCAGGGGAACCGCACGGACGGATCACCTGGAACCGTCGTCCGGGGCTTCTGGTAGATCGCCCGTAATCCCATGCGCCGCATGAGGTTTCGCACTCGATCTCGGCTGATCGGGATACCATCTTGGGCCAGATAGTCCACCATCCGGCGGCTGCCGCTGCAGGGATCCTCCAGGTAGAGAGCATCGATCCTGGCCATGATCCGCAGCGTCGATACACGGACCGGTGTCGGCCGGTAGTACAGCGTGGATCGAGGCAGCCCCAGCAGCGCACACTGCCTGCTGATGCTGAGCTCGGGGTGGTCGTGATCGACCAGCTTGCGCAGTTCACGGGCATCAGAGCAGTTGAGACTTTTTTTTGAGCCACTCCAGCTCCATCTGCAGCCGTCCGATCTGCTGGAACAGCTCCGCCTCCTTGGCCTGCCCCTCCTCCTTGTCCTTGGTCTTCTTGCCTCGGGTGAAGAGCTCGCTGGCACCGTCCAGGAGCTGCCGCTTCCACTGGCTCACCTGGATCGGGTGGATGGCGTGGTCGGCGGCGATCTCCTGGATCGTCTTGCGGCCACTGATCGCCTCCATGGCGACCCTGGCCTTGAACTCGGGGCTGTGGGCGCGGCGCTTGCTCATCGGTGGGAGCCCCTTTCAGGGGCGGTACCCCGCCTCAGAGGTTAACGATGGGGCCTGTCCAGAAAAGCCAGACCACCTCAATGAGCCCCCAGGGGGCAACAGCCCAGGCTCCCGCCAACCAGCCCGCCCGCTCCTCCATTGCGGGCGGGCTGGTTGGCGGATGAAGAGCCGGCCGCCTCTCCGTCACGGCATTGGCGAAAAGCTGCGCCAGGGGGGTTGACGATCTATACGAGCATCACCCGGGGCTTTGTCGCCCAGATGCGGCGGCGTGGCGTGACACCGCACGTGGCGCAGAACACAGCTCGGCCTGGTGGTTCTGCGATCGATGTCCGCACCACTCGCCACAAGGGCTACGCCAAGTCGATCAACGCCCGCCGCGGCATCGAGAAGGTGTTTGGTTGGATCAAGCAGTGGGGCGGGCTGCGCCAATTCAAAGTGCGCGGCACTGAGAACGTCAATGCGGTGTTTGGCCTGCATGTGATCGCCTACAACCTGATCCGGCTGGGCAACCTGCTCAAGCCAGCGATGGCAGCGGCATGACCATGAAAAGGTCGTTGCCCCGAAGTGTGACCAGGCGGCAGGGATCAGACAGACCCAACAGAGCAAAACGCAAAACATCGTGCGTTCTGATCCGCTGATTTGCTGAACCCGGGCCCTTCCGGCGTGTGATCAGTTCTCCGGAAGGAAAAACGCGCCTCGTCAGACGGTTTTTCTGCAAACTCCTAAGAGATCAAAACGGCCCACACCTGGAACGTTCGGCCCCAGGCGCCAACGCCAGCAGCTTCGACCATCTACAGCCATTGGAATGTTGATTGGTTCAGGACCCTCGGGCACTGCTCGGGGGTTTTTGATTTCTCCCTATTGGCCATCCCCGCACCCCCGCTGCAGCACTTCCCGTCGCAGAGCATCAAGGTCGTTGGAGCGCGGATCCTGTGGAGCAAAGAGCAGCGCCCAGGCCAGAGGCACTTGCTGGCGATCAAGAGCCGAATCCACGGCACTCAACCAAGCCTTGGCATCACCACCGAGCCGAGTCACCAAGGACTGGTTGGCCTCCATCTCGCTGGCGCTGGCACCGGTGAGCTCGATCCGCGCAAAGTCACCGCCTGAGGCGCCGCGGGGCGGCGCCTATCAGCAAAGATGTCCGCTCAGGGTACTGATCTGAGTACCTCAGAAAGCCTACTCCGGATGGAGGATCATGGGCTTCGAGATCGGATGTTGATCGTCATCGCGCGTTGATCAGGAGCGCAGGCTTGAGCGGCCGGCCCCCGGTCGGAGGCTGAGGCCGGCCCGCCTCTTGCGGGCGGTCCAACCACAACCCCCTGGGGCCTGGGTTTCTGATCTTCAAGCAGCGACAGTGTCCTGCGGTCTGGGATGGTTGACCCGCACGACTGTTGGCTGAGCCCAATCGCGAGGTGGCCTGGCCCAGCGGCGTGGATGTTGCGCACGCGCCTGCTCATAGGTCTGCTGACGGACTCTGCAGATCGCGTCAGCTTCTCCGTAGTGACGTTGATTGGGCGTCACATACTTGATGCCGCTGTGACGATGCTCAGCGTTGTACCAGTCAACAAAACCATCGACCCAGGCACGCACTGAGAGAAGATCCCGGAAACGACGCACTGGATAGCTCTGGTGATATTTCATGGTTCGGAACCATGACTCAACGTAGGCGTTGTCATTGCTCACCCGCGGCCGCGAGAATGACAGGGAGATGCCGAGCTCGGCCAGCTTGGCGGCCAAGGTGTAGGAGCGCATGGGTGCTCCGTTATCGGCGTGCAGGATCGTGGTCGACCCCGAGCTGATCCCTTCATCACGGCAGACACGATCAAAGAAGTGCTTGGCCAGTTCGCCGCATTCACGATCGTGCACCTCAACGCCAAGGATGCGCCGGCTCCACACATCCATCACCATATAAAGGTAGTAGAATTGACCCTTCACAGGCCCCGGCAACAGGGTGATATCCCAGGCCAGCACTTGATGGATGCCCGTTGCCTCCAGCACGGGTGGCTCTCTTGGCTCCCGCGGTGGGCGGCTCCTGCCGCGATGATTTAACAGGCCTTCCTGGCGCATGATGCGGTAAATCGTTGACTCCGATCCCACGTAGACTCCCTCCTCGGCAAGGATCGCCACGATCTGACCAGGCGTGAGATCGGCAAAGCGTGGATCGTTGACAGTGGACAACACCTGTTGGCGCTCCTCCTCGCTGAAACGATGCATGACATGCCTGGACGCTCCCTTGCGTTGATCGCAGCTGAATCCCTGGGTCCGAATCATCAAGCCCCATCGCCTCAGCGTGCGTGTCGCCAGGCCGAAAAGATCAGCAATGGCCTTGGCCGAAAGGCCACGACTGATGCCTTCCTGTAGAAGCGCGACGATCGCACCGCGATCGCCAGACGGAATCAAGGATCCTCGTCCGGTTGAAAGATCTGGTTGAACTTTTTTGAGAGCATCAACAACGTCGCCGCTTCTGTCAGTGCTTTTTCTTTCTTCTGCAATTCACGCTCCAGCTGGCGATTCCGCCGGACCAGTTCCTGATTCTTGCGTTGCAGTTCCCGCTGATCAGCCATGCTCGGCGCGCTGGGGCCATTGGCATCCTCGGCGGCCTGGCGCCAACGGGCAACCTGCTTGGGGTACAGCCCCCGCTCCCTGCAGAACGACCCGAGCTCGCTTCCGTTCAGTCCTGCGGCCTGGATCACGGCTGCCAGCTTGTCGGCAGCGCTCCACTGCTCCGGCGGCCGGTTCGTGGCAGGCACCAGCTGGCCCTGCTTCTGCCACTGGCTCCGCCAGTTGTAGATGGTCTGCGCCGTGATCCCGGTGTCGCGGGCGATCTCAGCCACGCTCTCAAGGTTCGGAGGGCTCATCCGCAGGCGGACGGCTTCCCGCAGAGCGGCGTCATAGGGCGGTTGCATAGTCGTCGGTTGGGCCCCCAGGTGGACGGGTCAAACCGAGCGGACTTCTTTGCTGACACTGGGGGATGCACACCAATCACATTGTGACCAGCATGACGGGAAGCCCATGCCCGAAAGGACGCCAACGCAGCAGAAAGCGGGGCGGGCAATTCAGATGGCTCACGGAAGCAAAATAAATTTCCAAATGTTGTGCCAGTCAGATTTGAACGCCTGAACGGTCGCCTCCCTGGCGAGTTAAACAGATTGAGGCAGGCATCGGCGGGCCAAGGAGCAATGATCCGATTGGCCAACAGCAACTGATCCCGAACAAGTCGATGAACCAGCGGATGATTGAAGAGCAAATCAAAACCCATATTGGTCGCAAGAGATTGGCAGCTAAATGTCTGGCGCAAGATTCGCAGCACGTACCCGTTCAGGAGTCGGGACAGCTCGCAACGAACATCGGGCTTGCTGAACCCTTGACGGTGGCTTGATTCCTGGTTGCATCTCAGTAAGAGACTCCTTGCGATGACCACCCCACCGGCCGGGATTTCAGAAGCCGATTGGGCCGCCACCCCGGTGGGAGTGAAGGCTGGATTTCTTGAGCTGGTCAGTCAGTGCCAGAGGCAGCAACAGGAGATCGAGCAGCTCCGCATCCAGCTCACCGCCCTGGCGACCGAACTGGCCCATCTGCGCGAGCGGATCGGCCGCAGCTCCCGAAATTCTTCCAAGCCTCCCTCCAGTGATGGCCAGGGGTTTAAGCCGCCCGAACGACGCAAGGGCAGTGGCCGCAAGCGCGGCGGCCAGCCGGGCCATCCCGGATCTGGGCCGGAGCTGCTGCCGATCGAGCGGGTGGATGAGGTGGTCGAGCACCACCCCCAGGCCTGCCGCCGCTGCGGCACGTTGCTACAGGGTCAGGATCCCGAGCCCTTGAGGCACCAGGTGATCGAGATTCCACCGATCACGCCTCTGGTGATCGAGCACCGGCTGCACCGCCTGGTCTGCCCCTGCTGTACCACCAGCACCTGTGCCTCGTTACCGGCGGAGGTGGAAGTAAGCCATTACGGTCCCCGGCTCAGTGCTCTGGTGGGTCTGCTGGGTAGTGCCTTCCCGTTGAGTTTCAGCAAGACCCAGGCGCTGCTGGATCAGCTGCTGGGGGTACAGATCAGCCGGGGAGCGATGGCCACTATCCGCCAGCGCTTGAGTGCAGCACTGGAGCAGCCCATGCAGGAGGCCCTTGCGTTTGCCCGTCAGCAGTCGGTGGTCTATGTCGATGAAACCGGTGCCCCCACCGGTAATGCCGATGGGGGCAACCCCGATGGCCGGCGCGGCTGGGAGTGGGTCATGGTGACCGCCATGGGGGTGACAGTGTTCTTGCAGAGCCTGAGCCGCTCGGCTGCCGCCGCGATCGACCTGCTCGGGAATGCCTTTGGCGGAATTGTGGTGAGCGATCGCTTCTCCGCCTACAACCATCTCCCGCTGGAGCAGCGCCAGCTGTGCTGGGCGCACGTGATCCGCGATCTCACTGCCATCGCTGACCGTCAGGGCGCCAGCGGTGAGATTGGAGCGGAGCTGCTGGGCCTGCAGCAGCAGCTGTTTGCCCAGTGGCACCGCTACAAAGACGGAACGATCGACTGGTCCACGTTGCAGCAGGGCTGTCGGCCGATCCGCCAGGCGTTTGTGGGCACGCTGCAGCGGGTTGTGGAGCTGGGCTGCCAGCGCGGCGAGCGAACGCCGTGGGCCAAGACGGTGCGTACCTGCCATCAGTTGCTGCAAGTGAGCGATGGCCTCTGGACCTTCCTGGAGATTGAAGGGATCGAGCCCACCAACAACGCAGCCGAGCGTGCCCTGCGCCATTCGGTGATTCAGCGCAAGATCAGCCATGGCGTCCAATCCCGCCAGGGTGCAATCTGCCGCAGCAGGTTGCTCACGGTCACCACCAGCCTGCGGCAACAGGGCCGTGATATCTGGCAGTTCCTGGAGCAGGCCTTGATCGCCCATCATCGCGGCGGTGAGATGCCATCGCTGTTGCCGAATCCCTGAGCCGGCCGTCATCGATCGTGGTGTCTGTGGTTGCTCGTTGATCAACGATCAGGGGTGGAATGCTGCGCTGCTGCGTCACGGCCCCTGAACGGATACCGCAGCACATCATCCGAGTCAGTCTCAAGGGGAATCTGAGACACCAGCTGCCCGAGAAACTGATCACACTTGCCATCAACCAAATCAATTGACTGGCAAAAAGGATACAATGATTCCGAAGTAATGGCCCCACTCAAATGCAGGCCCAGCCCATGCCTAGCAGCATAATAAGTCTTGATTACCCAGCTCGCTCCGTGCAGGCCATTTGTCCCGACTAGAGTGGTACGCAGATACTGTTCTGGCCATGGCGCGCAACGGCATCCAGTTCCAGAAGGGCCTGTCTCTGCCTGAGTTCCAGCGGCTCTACGGCACAGAGGAGCAATGTGAGGCTGCTCTGGAGAAGGCTCGCTGGCCGGATGGGTTCCGGTGCCCTCGCTGCAATAGGCATGAGCATGGCCTGGTTTACGGCCGACGACTCAAGCGCTACCAATGCCGCAACTGCGGCCATCAGACAACACTCACGGCCGGCACGATCCTGCAGGCCACCAAGCTCCCTCTGACAAACTGGTTCCTGGCCTTTTATCTGATCGG
Coding sequences within it:
- a CDS encoding IS3 family transposase — protein: MRKLVDHDHPELSISRQCALLGLPRSTLYYRPTPVRVSTLRIMARIDALYLEDPCSGSRRMVDYLAQDGIPISRDRVRNLMRRMGLRAIYQKPRTTVPGDPSVRFPCLVDLTQVTSVDQVWATDITYIPLQKGFLYLVAIMDLHSRHVLSWRLSNSLDTKFCLEALEMALGGGRRPEIFHSDQGCQFTSADFVARLKGERIQISWSGRKRCYDNILVERLWRTVKYEEVYLRAYSDGWDAEISLARFLWRYCHARPHSSLGGKTPHAVYTEAEPCSTRPGLTMSGAGTVQ
- a CDS encoding transposase produces the protein MSKRRAHSPEFKARVAMEAISGRKTIQEIAADHAIHPIQVSQWKRQLLDGASELFTRGKKTKDKEEGQAKEAELFQQIGRLQMELEWLKKKSQLL
- a CDS encoding IS3 family transposase, encoding MIPSGDRGAIVALLQEGISRGLSAKAIADLFGLATRTLRRWGLMIRTQGFSCDQRKGASRHVMHRFSEEERQQVLSTVNDPRFADLTPGQIVAILAEEGVYVGSESTIYRIMRQEGLLNHRGRSRPPREPREPPVLEATGIHQVLAWDITLLPGPVKGQFYYLYMVMDVWSRRILGVEVHDRECGELAKHFFDRVCRDEGISSGSTTILHADNGAPMRSYTLAAKLAELGISLSFSRPRVSNDNAYVESWFRTMKYHQSYPVRRFRDLLSVRAWVDGFVDWYNAEHRHSGIKYVTPNQRHYGEADAICRVRQQTYEQARAQHPRRWARPPRDWAQPTVVRVNHPRPQDTVAA
- a CDS encoding transposase, which codes for MQPPYDAALREAVRLRMSPPNLESVAEIARDTGITAQTIYNWRSQWQKQGQLVPATNRPPEQWSAADKLAAVIQAAGLNGSELGSFCRERGLYPKQVARWRQAAEDANGPSAPSMADQRELQRKNQELVRRNRQLERELQKKEKALTEAATLLMLSKKFNQIFQPDEDP
- a CDS encoding IS66 family transposase; the encoded protein is MTTPPAGISEADWAATPVGVKAGFLELVSQCQRQQQEIEQLRIQLTALATELAHLRERIGRSSRNSSKPPSSDGQGFKPPERRKGSGRKRGGQPGHPGSGPELLPIERVDEVVEHHPQACRRCGTLLQGQDPEPLRHQVIEIPPITPLVIEHRLHRLVCPCCTTSTCASLPAEVEVSHYGPRLSALVGLLGSAFPLSFSKTQALLDQLLGVQISRGAMATIRQRLSAALEQPMQEALAFARQQSVVYVDETGAPTGNADGGNPDGRRGWEWVMVTAMGVTVFLQSLSRSAAAAIDLLGNAFGGIVVSDRFSAYNHLPLEQRQLCWAHVIRDLTAIADRQGASGEIGAELLGLQQQLFAQWHRYKDGTIDWSTLQQGCRPIRQAFVGTLQRVVELGCQRGERTPWAKTVRTCHQLLQVSDGLWTFLEIEGIEPTNNAAERALRHSVIQRKISHGVQSRQGAICRSRLLTVTTSLRQQGRDIWQFLEQALIAHHRGGEMPSLLPNP